From one Triticum urartu cultivar G1812 chromosome 3, Tu2.1, whole genome shotgun sequence genomic stretch:
- the LOC125549299 gene encoding expansin-B11-like: MGKTCSFVLLGALVVLSQVVSPIACSGKLAKAAGHHKPAAVKGHKDQTTTNPSSSAAYGGGWLPAGATYYGNPNGAGSDGGACGYQTAVGYRPFSSMIAAGSSPLFMAGMGCGACYDVKCTSNSACSGKPVTVVITDLSPGNLYPGEPCHFDMSGTALGAMAKPGMADKLRAGGVIRMQYKRVPCKYPGVNIAFRVDQGSNPFYFKTLIEFVGDDGDLKAVALKEAGSGAWTPMAQDWGALWRLNNGRRLRAPFCLKLTSDSGRVLVVNNVIPANWKAGATYRSLVNYR; encoded by the exons ATGGGGAAAACTTGCTCCTTTGTGCTGCTTGGCGCACTGGTGGTGCTCTCACAAGTTGTGAGCCCCATTGCTTGCTCCGGCAAGCTCGCCAAGGCGGCCGGGCACCACAAGCCTGCTGCAGTCAAGGGCCACAAAGACCAGACCACCACTAACCCCTCTTCGTCCGCCGCATACGGCGGCGGCTGGTTGCCCGCCGGCGCCACGTATTACGGTAACCCCAACGGCGCCGGAAGCGACG GTGGCGCGTGTGGCTACCAGACCGCTGTTGGGTACCGGCCGTTCTCGTCGATGATCGCCGCAGGGAGCTCGCCTCTATTCATGGCGGGCATGGGCTGCGGCGCGTGCTATGAT GTTAAATGCACGAGCAACTCAGCCTGCTCCGGGAAGCCTGTGACCGTCGTCATCACCGACCTGAGCCCCGGCAATCTCTACCCCGGCGAGCCGTGCCATTTCGACATGAGCGGCACCGCCCTGGGCGCCATGGCGAAGCCTGGCATGGCCGACAAGCTCCGCGCCGGCGGTGTCATCAGGATGCAGTACAAGAG GGTGCCATGCAAGTACCCTGGCGTCAACATTGCATTCAGGGTGGACCAGGGCTCCAACCCCTTCTACTTCAAGACCTTGATCGAGTTCGTGGGCGACGACGGTGACCTCAAGGCCGTGGCCCTCAAGGAGGCTGGCAGCGGCGCCTGGACGCCAATGGCGCAGGACTGGGGCGCACTGTGGCGCCTCAACAACGGCAGGCGGCTGCGCGCCCCATTCTGCCTCAAGCTCACATCCGACTCCGGCAGGGTCCTCGTCGTCAACAACGTCATTCCCGCCAACTGGAAGGCCGGGGCCACGTATCGCTCCCTGGTGAACTACCGCTAA